A region from the Muribaculum gordoncarteri genome encodes:
- a CDS encoding S41 family peptidase has product MKSLLLAIAFSASISLNAADEARLLRFPATNGNDVVFSYAGDLYSVPLNGGEARRLTSHEGYEIFPRFSPDGKSIAFTGQYDGNTEVYLIPANGGEPERLTYTSTNSRDDLGDRMGPNNIVMTWQPDGKGIVYRNRIGSGFEGKLWTVSPDGGMPTAIPLPEGGFCSYSPDGKKLAYNRVMREFRNWKYYRGGMADDIWIYDPAAKTVKNITDNVAQDIIPMWIGDEIYFISDRDRTMNLFAYNTKSGQTRKVTDYTEYDIKFPSSNGNIIVYENGGYIYKYDPRSGAQPQKINITLASDNTIARKEMMPVEDFISGYSVSPDAHRLAVTARGEVFDVPASKGVTRNITRTPGANERDASWSPDGKHIAYISDRTGETEVWLQDVEGGKPRQLTKDNDTYIRSINWSPDSKKILYTDRKNRIVEIDAASGSKRTIMQNPEGEFYQVNYSPDSRWITYTKSGANNMNVIYVYDLTSGKEYPVTEKWYDSSSPIFSSDGRYIIFTSERDFNPTYGQTEWNHVYNRMGGVYIALLDKSTPSPLLPSDDKDPVKAPEAKADEPAKASSTVNIDTDGLPSRLVKLPLASGNYSPIYSNGKKVWYRNGGSVNMFDLEKGENTNIADGASMSVSPDGRKATFYSRGNLYITDLPMSNVKLGKSVDLSNMIAPVDYAQEWPQIFDETWRAFRDGFYLENMHGVDWNAIKKKYAALLPYAKTRYDLNYIIGEMIAELACGHAYVNPGQIKTITRIPMGLLGAELSRDKSGYYRIDKIIPGAVYSRSLRSPLAEPGVEVAEGDYIVAIDGVPTTETDNIYTLLIGKANVLTELTVNSTPSEKGAHKIVVEPIADEEPLYHYNWVQNNIKKVEKATNGRVGYIYVPDMGPEGLNEFARYFYPQLDKEALIIDDRANGGGNVSPMLIERLLREPYRMTMSRTSSKVGTIPDATLVGPKVLLINKYSASDGDLFPWSFKATGLGKVVGTRTWGGIIGISGSLPYMDGTDVRVPFFTNYDAKTGQWIVENHGVDPDILIDNDPIKEQMGIDQQLDKAIEVILEELKSRKPLPPVPAPRTFKDLGVE; this is encoded by the coding sequence ATGAAATCACTCCTACTTGCAATCGCGTTTTCAGCATCAATTTCGCTGAACGCAGCCGATGAAGCTCGCTTGTTGCGCTTCCCGGCAACCAACGGCAACGATGTCGTGTTCAGTTACGCCGGCGACCTATACTCCGTGCCATTGAACGGAGGCGAAGCCCGTCGACTCACATCACATGAGGGATATGAGATATTTCCCCGTTTCTCGCCCGACGGGAAATCAATAGCCTTCACGGGACAATATGACGGAAACACCGAAGTATATCTGATTCCCGCCAACGGAGGCGAACCCGAAAGGCTCACCTACACATCGACCAACTCACGTGACGACCTCGGCGACCGCATGGGACCCAACAACATCGTCATGACATGGCAGCCCGACGGCAAGGGCATCGTGTACCGCAACCGCATCGGCAGCGGCTTTGAGGGCAAACTGTGGACAGTGTCGCCCGACGGTGGAATGCCGACCGCCATACCCCTGCCCGAAGGCGGATTCTGCTCCTATTCACCCGACGGAAAGAAGCTTGCCTACAACCGCGTGATGAGAGAGTTCCGCAACTGGAAATATTACCGAGGAGGAATGGCCGACGATATCTGGATCTACGACCCGGCAGCCAAGACCGTAAAAAACATCACCGACAATGTGGCACAGGACATAATCCCGATGTGGATCGGCGATGAGATATACTTCATCTCCGACCGTGACCGCACGATGAATCTGTTTGCCTACAACACAAAGTCGGGACAAACCCGCAAGGTGACCGACTACACCGAATATGACATCAAGTTCCCGAGCAGCAACGGCAACATAATCGTATACGAGAACGGAGGCTACATCTACAAGTATGACCCGCGCTCAGGCGCACAACCCCAGAAAATCAACATAACACTTGCCTCCGACAACACCATCGCCCGAAAGGAGATGATGCCCGTTGAGGATTTCATAAGCGGATATTCGGTATCGCCCGACGCTCACCGCCTGGCTGTAACGGCTCGTGGCGAAGTTTTCGATGTGCCGGCATCAAAAGGCGTGACACGCAACATAACGCGCACTCCGGGAGCCAACGAGCGTGACGCATCATGGAGTCCCGACGGAAAGCACATCGCCTACATAAGCGACCGCACGGGTGAAACCGAAGTGTGGCTGCAGGATGTCGAAGGCGGCAAGCCGCGTCAGCTCACCAAGGACAACGACACCTACATCCGCTCAATCAACTGGAGCCCCGACAGCAAGAAGATTCTTTACACCGACCGCAAGAACCGCATCGTGGAGATCGACGCCGCTTCGGGCAGCAAGCGCACAATCATGCAGAATCCCGAAGGCGAATTCTATCAGGTAAATTACTCACCCGACAGCCGATGGATAACCTACACCAAATCGGGAGCCAACAACATGAACGTCATCTATGTCTACGACCTCACTTCAGGCAAGGAATATCCCGTCACTGAAAAGTGGTATGACTCATCGTCACCCATTTTCAGTTCCGACGGCCGTTACATCATATTCACATCGGAACGTGACTTCAATCCCACCTACGGACAGACTGAGTGGAACCATGTCTACAACCGCATGGGAGGTGTGTACATCGCATTGCTTGACAAGTCAACCCCGTCACCGTTGCTTCCATCAGATGACAAGGATCCGGTCAAAGCACCCGAAGCAAAAGCCGACGAACCTGCCAAGGCTTCATCGACAGTGAACATCGACACCGACGGACTACCGTCACGACTTGTAAAGCTTCCTCTCGCATCGGGCAACTACAGCCCCATATACTCCAACGGAAAGAAAGTGTGGTACCGCAACGGTGGAAGCGTGAACATGTTTGACCTCGAGAAAGGCGAAAACACCAATATTGCCGACGGCGCTTCGATGTCAGTGTCACCCGACGGCAGGAAGGCGACATTCTACTCCCGCGGCAACCTCTACATCACCGATCTTCCGATGTCAAATGTCAAGCTCGGCAAGAGCGTCGACTTGAGCAACATGATAGCTCCGGTAGACTATGCCCAGGAATGGCCTCAGATATTCGATGAAACATGGCGTGCATTCCGCGACGGCTTCTATCTTGAGAACATGCACGGAGTCGACTGGAACGCAATAAAGAAGAAATATGCGGCACTGCTCCCCTACGCCAAGACCCGCTACGACCTCAACTACATCATAGGCGAGATGATCGCCGAACTCGCATGCGGTCACGCATACGTAAACCCCGGCCAGATAAAGACTATCACGCGCATTCCCATGGGACTTCTCGGCGCCGAGCTCAGCCGTGACAAGAGCGGCTACTACCGCATCGACAAGATAATACCCGGAGCTGTCTACAGCCGCTCGTTACGCTCACCACTTGCCGAACCCGGAGTAGAGGTGGCCGAAGGCGACTACATCGTGGCTATCGACGGCGTGCCCACCACCGAAACCGACAACATCTACACCCTGCTCATAGGCAAAGCCAACGTGCTCACCGAGCTCACCGTAAACTCGACACCGTCGGAGAAGGGCGCCCACAAAATCGTAGTGGAGCCGATAGCCGACGAAGAGCCGCTCTATCACTACAACTGGGTGCAGAACAACATCAAGAAAGTGGAGAAAGCCACCAACGGACGCGTAGGTTACATCTATGTTCCCGACATGGGTCCCGAGGGTCTTAACGAGTTTGCGCGTTACTTCTATCCCCAGCTCGACAAAGAGGCACTCATTATCGACGACCGTGCCAACGGTGGCGGCAACGTGTCGCCTATGCTCATCGAGCGACTTCTGCGCGAACCCTACCGCATGACCATGAGCCGCACATCGTCCAAAGTGGGGACAATACCCGATGCAACACTTGTGGGACCGAAGGTTCTGCTTATCAACAAGTATTCGGCATCTGACGGCGACCTCTTCCCGTGGAGCTTCAAGGCCACAGGTCTTGGTAAAGTGGTAGGTACCCGCACATGGGGAGGCATAATCGGCATCAGCGGTTCGCTCCCCTACATGGACGGCACCGATGTAAGAGTCCCATTCTTCACCAATTACGATGCCAAGACCGGCCAGTGGATTGTGGAGAATCACGGTGTCGACCCCGACATTCTCATCGACAACGACCCCATAAAGGAGCAAATGGGTATCGACCAGCAACTCGACAAGGCAATCGAAGTGATACTTGAAGAGCTTAAGAGCCGCAAACCCCTGCCTCCCGTTCCCGCACCACGCACATTCAAGGACCTTGGCGTGGAATAG
- a CDS encoding threonine aldolase family protein: MIYFDSDYMTGAHPLVIKRLNETNSLHTVGYGRDEFTAEARRMILDACGIDDGEVYFLEGGTQTNAVVIDRLLDHNDGVIATDTAHINVHEAGAIEATGHKVLALPNHDGKLRACDIRDYIADFYRDDTHHYMVRPAMVYISYPTELGTIYSRDELEAISSVCREADVPLYIDGARLAYGLAAEGADLSLKDIASLCDVFYIGGTKCGALFGEAVVTRRPELLPRFVSLIKLRGATLAKGRLLGVQFSTLFTDDLYCSIGRHAVALAMKLKSGFVKKGYRLYMDSPTNQQFFVMPNDKIDELREVASFELWGPKGDVETPVRFVTDWATTERDIDELIAAL, translated from the coding sequence ATGATATATTTTGACAGTGACTACATGACGGGGGCACATCCCCTGGTTATTAAGCGTCTTAATGAAACCAACAGCCTGCACACCGTGGGCTACGGGCGTGACGAGTTTACAGCCGAGGCAAGGCGCATGATTCTTGATGCTTGCGGAATTGATGACGGCGAGGTCTATTTCCTGGAGGGCGGCACTCAGACCAATGCCGTGGTTATCGATCGCCTGCTTGACCATAACGACGGCGTGATTGCAACCGATACCGCTCACATAAACGTGCATGAGGCTGGTGCGATTGAGGCTACGGGTCACAAGGTGTTGGCGTTACCTAATCATGATGGAAAATTGAGAGCCTGTGACATCCGCGATTACATTGCCGATTTCTATCGTGACGACACGCATCACTACATGGTGCGTCCCGCCATGGTCTATATATCCTATCCCACCGAGCTTGGCACCATATACTCGCGTGACGAGCTTGAGGCCATTTCAAGTGTGTGCCGCGAAGCCGATGTGCCGTTATATATCGATGGCGCGCGTCTTGCCTATGGACTTGCCGCCGAGGGGGCCGACCTGTCACTGAAGGACATTGCATCGTTGTGTGATGTGTTCTATATAGGAGGCACCAAGTGCGGTGCGCTTTTCGGCGAGGCTGTGGTGACGCGCCGTCCCGAACTGTTGCCTCGATTCGTGTCGCTTATAAAGCTTCGTGGAGCCACGCTTGCCAAGGGGCGTTTGCTCGGTGTGCAATTCTCGACGCTGTTTACCGATGATCTGTATTGCTCAATCGGGCGTCATGCAGTGGCACTTGCCATGAAGTTAAAATCGGGATTTGTCAAGAAAGGCTATCGATTGTACATGGATTCACCCACCAATCAGCAATTTTTCGTCATGCCCAATGATAAGATTGACGAGTTGAGGGAAGTTGCGTCATTTGAACTGTGGGGTCCCAAGGGCGATGTGGAAACACCGGTGCGATTTGTTACCGACTGGGCCACTACCGAGCGTGACATCGATGAGCTGATTGCTGCGCTTTAA